TGCTCAAATATCAGAACGTGAAGCTTTAGCTCCTGGAAATAGTATAGATGATGGTCAAGCCGGCAATGATGTTCTAAAAACGAGTCAAATGGGTAGCAATGTGCTTAATAAAATGGTGAAAAGCCGAGCTTCTACTCCTTTATGGCAATTTTCTACCCGGAAGATTGATCACGATGAAGGATATCTTCTTAGTCTAATGAGGGAAAAAGGAACTTCATACAGCTCAGCCCCTCAATCACTACTTGCGTCAATCAGGAATTCATTGATAACAATGCTGTCATTATGGATCCCATTAACTCCTATCATGTGGCTTCTTTATCGTCAACTTTCTGCGGCCAATAGTCCAGCTAGAAGACGAAGGCCAAGTAAtcagttggttacttttgatgaTGTGGATGGTGTGGATACTGCAAAAGTAGAGCTTATGGAGGTATCCTCAAAATTTTGCTCATTAAATTTCATTTGCAGACACGCTTCTCATTGTTGATTTTTCTGAGAATGCATATTAGAACTAGAGATTGTAACTAAGAGGAAGTTTAAATGGCCATGAAATTCTCTTTGAGGACATGATTCATGTGGGCCCGCCTGTGTAAATGCAGCTAAATATAGAGCAGAGATTGTTAGTTCAACCTTTTGACTGCTCTGTGGTACCATTTGCGCTTGATGTGTGCAATGCTATTTGTCCCTTTCTTAAGCTGAACAATTGTTTGGTTCAAAACTTGGATATAGAAAAAGGAATATCATTCATAAGGAAAGTTCTGCAATCTTTAAGTTTTGGCAATAATCTTATCcccaaagaaaaaaagtttCAGCAAAATAACTGTTATGAGAAAATATATTACATGCTGTTCTAAGCAGTATTAtggttttttttcccttttattttcctaaatatctttctctttttctggTTTTACTAAGGATGAGTACAAGGAACCAGGTAACCCATTTACTGGACCTCTTGACCCTTAACATTTTTTGAAACTTAGTGTCACTCCTCATTAAATCAAGTATTGATCTACAACATTAGTTGTCCAACTGCAGTTTAAAACTGTCTTGGTAAACTTGAATAGTTTATAGTTCAATATATGGAATTGGTTTCATACTCCATCATAGATGTAGATCACTAAACATGGTTTGCTTCTTAGATGAACATTGGTATGCCAACCACTTGGTGTACTTGCTTTAGTTACCAAATCTTATACTCAGGATGATTATAGACACTAATAGTTCTCACCTATTTTTGGTCTGGAAATGAGAAAGTCAAATTTCTCAGCATCATTATATGAACAATAGTTGTGATTGAATTTCTGCTTTGATTTTCACTTTCAATACTGCTTGCTAATAGTAAGAGACATACCTTTGTTACTATGAAGCAAGAATCCTGGAGATACACTTACCATGATTGGGCTAGGTTAATGATCATATATGTGTGATGATCTACTTGCATATTCCGGCGTCCAAAAGTATAATGCATACTTTTCTTAAAATGAACACAATTCGGTCATAGAAGGTAGCTAGACTcacttctttcttccttttcctctctctctctctctctctcttcgttTGGCATTGACTGTCTGTCTAACCTAGATTGCtatattttcctatattttgtTAAGCCTATGCATAGTTATCAAAACTGAATAGAAGAGGGAGGTAGTACAAATTCCAAACTTGAGTCACTTGAATATTTTTCAAGGGCTACACAATGATAAACTTCCTTTGAGTTAGCATACagtgcataaaagtagaaatcTGAAAACAATTGGAATGAGAATGTACAGTTGTGTTATTGTTTGAACATTATTAACCATATTTATCTTGTTTCTGAAGAGCACATTGGAAAGTTAAAGTAGCAAATGTTAACTGAATATATCACCAAATCAATAAGGACAATGTGTCTTTCGGCCTTTTGAGATTCTGTTTTATATTCTGAGCTCTGTGGTGTGCTATCAAGTAAGTCTTTCATGCTAGACTGATTTACTGTGTTTTGGATTAAAGATTCAACAATACAGCATGAGATGCTACCGGAGTTAGTTTCTTTTATTGCTGTGTGGTTTTGCATACCCCTGGTCACTAAGTATACTTTTGTGTCTGTCTGTGTGAGAGAGCGCTTGCATGAGCCTACATACACATAATTGTACACAAAATTACAACTGTTTGTTGCCATTGGGATTGGTTTTGATGCACGCACTTCATCTACAGATAGTATCGTGCCTACAAGGAGCAATAAACTACAGTAAGCTAGGAGCAAAGTTACCCAAAGGAGTGCTACTTGTGGGACCTCCAGGAACCGGGAAAACATTACTAGCCCGTGCAGTGGCTGGAGAAGCAGGAGTACCATTTTTTTCAGTTTCTGCCAGTGAATTTGTTGAGTTATTCGTTGGAAGAGGAGCAGCACGTATTAGAGATCTATTCAGTGTTGCAAGGAAAAATGCACCTTCAATAGTTTTCATTGATGAACTTGATGCTGTTGGAGGAAAACGTGGGAGAAGTTTCAATGATGAAAGGGATCAAACACTTAATCAGGTATTCTTTCACCCTGACTCAGGTATTTCtgcctttgtatatttgaaagtGTTTAGCTCTTAAACAATCCaataataatatgaaaaatTTAAGGGACATTAGGTGTGCCTTCTTGGAAGCTACGGACCAGGACATAAATATTTTAGAAAGATGAACACGCAATATATAAAGAGTTGAATTGTGTTGCATTAGTAGCATGAGCAAATTAATGAGAACTTCTTTGATGTGTTGCGCTAGAAACAGATTTATGTTTCTAAGGACCTGAAGATGGTAATGCATATGAACTGTTAATTGAACAATCATAAATGAATAACAAAAACTAGTTGCTAGAATCACCTAGAAATATTTGCAAGAAAAGCTCATAACTTCAAATTCTCGATCCAGAACAATGATAGTAATCAATGGTACATGGCTATTATAAACCtgataaaattaaaacaaaaaaaagtgcAAAAGACAATTCACAATTATATTGGAAGCACAAACCAATGACCTTATCCTGAAGCTAACAATTGTTCAGTCTCTCAGGAGTTTGAAAgatggttcaaaatttttgtatttaggTCTTCTCCACTTGATGTGTCTAAAGTGGTCCCAGTAATGAGGATACTGGTTCTGAAAGCAAGACTACTAGGTTTATTTCCATTTGAGATTTTGTTTTCACCAGCTTTTTTTGTGGTTGTACTTGCCATATTCATTATGATCTTCAGTAACTCTTAATTTTGAGTATCTTAAAAGATTGAAGAGcttttattttgtataatttcaattttcattgacAATTCCTTGGCCTTTGCAGTTGCTGACTGAAATGGATGGCTTTGAGTCTGGAACAAATGTTGTTGTTATTGCTGCGACTAATAGACCTGAAGCTTTGGATCAAGCTCTTTGTCGACCTGGCCGCTTCTCCAGGAAAGTTTATGTGGGAGAACCAGATGAAGCTGGGAGGAGAAAGATTTTGGCCATACATTTTAGAGGGGTGCCTTTAGAGGAAGATATGGACCTTATCTGCAATCTAGTTGCATCTCTCACTCAAGGCTTTGTTGGTGCTGATCTTGCAAACATAGTCAATGAAGCTGCACTGCTTGCTGCACGCAGAGGTTAGTTTAAGATGTGCTGCATTAACAAACTAAATTTCAGTTCTCTATCGGTGCAATCTTCTCCGCTGGTTAATTAAAAGAatggtactttttttttttaaattgagaGCATCCTAGAACAATTATTTTCACCTCCCTAGACTCTTTGTAGGTCTGGTTTAGTCTATGGCTCGGCTCTTCTTGGGCGAGTACTTTCAACTCTAGCGGCATAAGCTCTTTGAGTCTCACCTCCCTAGAAGTCAGGTGCTATTACGGCTACCAAGAAACTCTACCTTATCACTGGTTGAGAGAGTTTGGAGGATAGCTTAATGTGCGTAGAAAATGTCTCCTGAGCTAGCTAGGAACATAAATGGCATAGCATCCTTTTTTAAGCTGGAGAACTGTTGCTTTATGCATGATTGTTTCTTGGACATTTTAGAGGTGGTTATGGGTATTATTGCAGGAGCTGATTAGTAAACTGAAAGCATGGTGTGGGAAGTTTTGATCGGCCAAAGGATGTTTTCAAAGCATCTTAAGAGCTGCTTCTGAGAATCAGCTTTGTATACCTTAAAAGCAGTTAAAGCAGGGTCTAccgcaaaaataaaaatagctCAAAAGCTTTTAGATTCAAAAGTGGTATAATCAGCTGATTTGAAGCAACTGATAAACTTTGCTGCTAAATCTCTTGCTACTGGTTTCCATTTCTTGAATATCTGAAATTGCTTAAAGGATTTTCCAGTAGCCTTTTGTGAGATGTCGAGAATGGTGTTGGTCATTTAATGCCTTCTGATTTGACCTTGCAAAATCTATAGCTGAATTTTCAATTCTGCTTGTCATATGCTTTCCTGATCCACAGGGGCAGAACGTGTCTCCAGGGAGGATATAATGGAAGCGATAGAAAGAGCCAAGTTCGGGATAAGTGATAGGGATTCGAGTTCTAGTACCATAGGTAGGGAGCTAGGAAAACTGTTCCCTTGGATGCCTTCCCTAATGGGGAGGAATGATACGAGACAGGAAGGAACGGGTGGGCCTCTGGGCTATCAAACTCTAAGTTGATGAGCGCGTTCCCGTTTGTTGTATCCGGTCATTTGACCTTCACAAGTATAATTTTGATATCTGTAGATGTAGCTGCAATAATCTTTGCTTCCATCGAGATGGGGTTCTTCTTGTTTATAATTTTTGTGCCGATCTGTAAACCAGAAACGTGATATTACTCCCACTTAATTTCTCCTATGATAAATACATTAGAACGTGGTTAGTATCTGCAAATTTACGTTTTATGGCAGCTTTacgccttgtttggattgctgttTTTCGTagaaaaattacgtcgttttccgtaatcacatttccctattaccttttttcccttacatacatcaaatcgctacagtaattttttcatgaaaaatcatgaaaaatgcaattcaaacaCAACCTTAATTTTTGGGTTAATAACACTTTGCCTTCCTGGATTAGAGTGGTAGTTCTACTTTGTCCTCCtgaacaaaatatatatatatatatatatatatatactgccTAGGAAATGTTAAGAAAGATATAATCTGCAACTATTTATCATTAATTGAACCAGTAAGAAAGGTATAATGTAAATATAATACTCAAAATTAACATACTTTATACCAAAATATTTATTGATAAAAATACTATATATTTCTATGGCAAGGGAAGGTgttactataaaaaaaaaattgggtggAGGAGGAAGGTGTTACGATGGCAGAGGCAAAAGAGGGGAGTGAGAAAGATGGGCAATGACAGGGAGAGAGTAAGAAAACCAGAGAGCATGATGAGAAAAAAGGTGGGGAGAATACTAAGGTCTTGTTTGAATTGCTTGTTTCCGTCagaaaatattgtcgtttttcgtgatcacatttccctatcacctttttccctcacatatatcaaatcgctacagtaatttttccatgaaaaatgacggaaaatgcaatccaaacacaaaccAAGATAGGAAAAATAATTCGTTGCTATTTGAATGGGATGGTGGAACAAAAGTCCCTGATTAACCCAATAATAGCAATTTCATGAATTTAGATCTTCTATTGTGATAGATTAATTGTATGATTGTAAGCCACCTTTGATTCCAAAACATGTCTTGTTCGTAGTGATAAATTACACCTAAACCCACTCCAATATTttggaatgaaaaaaaaaaaagtgaagtgAGATTTGCACTTTCAAATTAGCTTCTACCACTTATTGAAAGGATATTATTTAGCGAGAAGATTGGAGTGCGAGTGGTTAAAATAAGAGTGCAAATATCAATTCTCCAAAAGAATAGTAGTTTATTAAAGATTATCAAgctttaataaaaaaaaatattatttgcactcCCATGTTTTTAACCACATTTTCAACATAAAATAAATGTTGGGAgtacaaataataaaaaatagaggAAATAATAATATTTCGCTTTTAGCAGTTATTATCATTAATTGAGTATTCCCATTCCTCCGACCATACGGCAGGCGCTAGAATATGGTCGTTGTCAACATTGGCAACTGATTCCCTTAGTGGGCCTTCCAGACGATTCGCACAGATTCTTACGGTAAGAATTTGTTGttaataaaagggaaaaaatccGTGAATCTCTGAAATTGGAAGGATACGGTCCAGGAGAAGACAAAAGTGCTGCCGCTTTGGGCCAACCATTTGTATGTATTAGCTCATGGCCTCTTCACGCCTGAAAACGACGTGCGCTTGTCCTCCCAAACATTTCCAGGATGGATCTTTTTGCGTCTTGTGACAATGCCAACATCAATGCCCACCTAATCGGATGCCCGGTCCCCGTCGCTTCACTTTTCTTCCCATGTTCGTTGGAATCCTGGACGCAGCGCAGCAGGATCTTCGATGCCGTGCCTCCCCAAGTACGGAAAGtcaccttcttttttttttcccgtcAATTGTCATCATCTAActtattcttatttttattttaacctATTTTAAAAAGATAATTCGACTGGATTACGAGAAATCGCCTGAAATTGAATTATCACCGGATCATACGAATGCATTAGACATCCATATGGATCTAAGAGAACTACATACAGGGTCACACGTAAACTCACTGGCAAAGTGCCTTTTGGCGACTTCTTGTGAGCCCAGCAGCCATTGAACACTTCAAAGATGAGAGAAGGAAATAGTAGTGATACTACGGGTTTAAAGTTCTTCATGCAACACGGCATGCTCCAACTTGGTCTTGGACCGCGGAAGGAGGACTCAGACTCATCGTCAAGGAATTTCTCTTCTTTAGATGAGTgcaacttgtttttttttttttacgctTTCATCCTTCCTCGCATCCTTTTCAACGACCTTTTCAACGACAAGAATGACTCTAAAAACCCTCCTCTAATCACGAAATAATGTACATGAATATCACTTGGGATCCTCGGTGACATATTTTGAGTGCCAATTCAATGCCACTTTTAATATTGCGCCAAGTGTCCTGTTAGtatttgtattttaattttttaataatttaaattAGTTTGATTTAACACAAATTTTCTCTGCTCTCTAAACctttaaaccaaaattaaccGACCGGTCTAATTCATTTACCAAGTTTTCTCTACCCATCAGGACGATGAACCTCAAGATCTCTCAACACTACTCCCCATCCTTCCAATTCATTCCATTCAAAATTTAGTATCACATCATCTAATACTTCTCCCTCTGATTCAACGAGGATCATGGCATCAATCCGCGACCCTTAAATGAATCTTGGGATAGCATGCTTCCCGGTCCACCTTCTCGCAACAATGGCGGTGCCGCCGACCTATCTCCCGCCGATCTCCTTGCTTACGCCACCGGCAGCTCTGTATCCATTGTCGATACCCATTCTATGCAGTTAGTTGCCACAATTCCTCTCCCTCCTCCATCTACTGCTGCTACCTCTGCTACTCCTTCCCTCTCCCCTTTCGTCACCTCCGTCCGCTGGTCCCCGCAGCCTCTGCCCCACCAGCGGTGCAGGGGGGAATGGGGCTCCCGTGTTGGCCGTTTTCCCTACCTATATGGTGAGATTCGCATATTCATGGCATTGGAAGCATATACTGTATGTGGTGTTTCCGAGGGAGTTGGTGGTTTTTGATTTGCAGTATGAGACAGAATTATCTATGGCTGCATTGCCCAGGGGATGTAGGAAGTTTTTAGATGTCTTGGCAGACTCCCACAAGCTTCCAGGGACTTTGTCTCTTTTTGGCTTTGTTCAAAGCAATCACCGATGAAAGACTTTGGTGGCTCAATCGCttaggttttctttttctttttccccagaTCGTGAGTAGTTAACTCAAAAGTGATGGTATTTGAATTAGACCGGCCggtaaattttggtttaaaggTTTAGAGGGTAGAGAAAATTTGTGTTAAACCAAACtaatttgaattattaaaaaattaaaatgcaaATACTAACAGGACACTTGGCGCAATATTAGAGGTGGCATTGAATTGACACTCAAAATATGTCACCGAGGATCCCAAGTGCATGAATACATGACCAACAATCCCTAAGACAATTCACACGGCCACATGATCAACAATTGTAACAACTCTTCCATAATCACCAAGCAATGCACGTGAAACAATGACTACTTGACCAACAATTGAGACAATTCCACAGCGAATTCTAGGGAAGACATGATCAAAATGCATTTCACGCAAACTTGCAAATGGAAATTTATGCTACTAATAATACCACCCTACTAAATAAAGTCATTCGAGAATGAGTTAATTCACACTCCCTTCATTCTCAATCCCCGcctagtgtgtttggatagccaAATAACGGCCAGAAATTTTTTGCTTACATCACAAATACAATTTTCAAcacacttttttatctttccaattacctttttatttcacgtacaatacatcacatcacaaaaagtgttatagtaattattccaaataatatttcaaataatctcctatccaaacactgACTCAACTGTGCTCCTTCGTTCCAAATTCACGCCTAATACAAATATTGATTCAATGGTACGAGCTATCGATGCGTCACAGGTTTTGAAGATAGAACCGAGAGGTGTGGATAATAGCCTCTCCTACACATTATTTTTGGACATCAGCAAAGCTGAATAGTGAATACCAATTGAGAAAGGCTACtaaatattttacaaaatacTACTCTATTATTTCAACAACAAAAGGTGAGCTTAATGTACATTGCACAAAGCAACAACAACATGACGACCAAGAACCTACTAGTTGCTAATCAATCttcatttttttgcttttgtatGTACATTTGCAACAGTCGTTCAACATTGGATTTGCAGCCttatttttctgcattttgggTATATACTCATTATGTCGGCCTGCAAGTTGCTCTTTCTTCTTGTTATTCAATGATGGTATACATGACTTGTTGCTTCGGTCCTTCAAAACCAGTCTTCAACTCGATTCCATAGCCTGGTGATTTAGTAACCTTGTTCCTCAGTGAAGAAGGACTTCAGTCTCCGGTTCAGCTCTTTCCTGTGACTTGAAGGAAAATATGTCAAATGGAACATCTATTTACAAGGGACAAAACCACTCAAGCCAATTTTACGCATCTATACCTCATCAAAAGTCGGTCCATATTCGAGGTAGATAAGAGACCTCTGTTTTCTTCAGCTCTTCTAAGGAGGTAGGGCATAATCTGCTCTACAGGTCCAAATGGCAAGTACTTGCTGACTCGAAATCCTGCATTTTTCAATCCAAAAGACAGCGTCTCTGCCATTGCATAAAGTTGAGCGAATTGGAGCTTCCGGTTATCCTTTCCGATTCCCAACTCTGTTGCCTTAACCGCTGCAAATTTCCCTGTTCATCATCAAAAGCACACAACTTACTCTTAGAAATGTATTGTGATTGAGTTCCTCAAACGTTATCATATTTCAGATTCTCTACCTGATTCAACATTGTGTGTTGCAAGAACTACGGCGCCGGATCCACTAGCAACCTCTTCAAGCAGAAACTCTGCGCAGCTATTATAGCTTGCATGCGTTTCTTGGATATTGTTTTGAATAGGAGACTCCGCTCCCAGAGAAGCTGCTATTCCTCGTTCGCTCGACATATAAGCACCCCTCACCAACTTAAACCCCACCGGCACTCCAGCTTTATCTGCTGCTTTCTTTGCCTTTACCAACCTATCTTTTGCATCTTTTAGGTAAGCTTGAATTGTTCCGAAAAGTAGAGGTTCATCATCTCTATGATACAGGGCAGCCGAGGAGTACGTCAAGTAATCAATTGCTGGTTGCAGGGCAGTGTCCTCTGCATCAATTAGTAGTGGAACATTGGCTTCCATACCCTTTTCACAAATCTTGAATAATCTTTCATGAGTCAAGAGGAGATTTCGCTCTTCCTCTGGGGACAAAGGCTCTGGCTTTTTTGGGGTATGATAAAAGGGGCTTGAATCtgagaaaattggaaaacaatTAAGCTTCCAGGGGAGATGGAAAGCACTATCCCTGTATTCCCATCTCAGCAAATCGCTTACTCTTCTAAGCAAACTAGGGGGACAAATTGCACTAATCTTCACTACAACAAAGCTAACCTGTTCCAGAAAAAATCCAACATTTTCAAGCACTTTGCTAATTTTTCAGATATAGCACATGCATAATGTTTACAAGCACAAGAGAAGAAAAGTGCattactgtttttttttttttttgagaggaGAGGGGGGGTAGGGGTGTGGAGGGGGAAGGTTTTGGGGCGTGCATGGAAACCAATGACCAGAAGAGGGGGAAAAGgtaaaagaaaaggagattgaTGCAAGCAGCTTACAGAGGACGGTGGCAGAGAGCTTGAGTATTCAACTGTCCTGATAAACTCCATCATATTCTGATCGCAGGATTCATAGTCCGCAGCATTTTCCAGACCGTAATCCAACATCCCTTGCAATCCAGCAGGATCCCATAGCCTGGTGATGGTCCTACCTGCCTCCTCCAAATTTTTACCGGCACAGAAATGATCATAAAAAGTATGTTTTATAGCTTCCGATATAACCTGCTTCAAGATAGGCGTTTCCATAAGCCTGGAATTCATGACCCACAGGCCCATATCCACCATGGGGTCAACTGCAGCCATTTCCAGGGTGATCAACGATTTCAACAGCCTTGGGGTGGAAACCGTTGAGAATAATCCCTTGACGTCTTGAAAATCAACGATGCTGTCTCTGGAAGATTGAGTTGGGGTGACGGTGGGATTGATGGAGAAGTTGGCCTCACTGTCGGCTCTTTCCACTAGATTTAAAGGAGAAACGGCAGCAGCGATCGGGGATGGAGCAGAGCTAAAACGCCGGAGGAGGAAATAtgggaggttttggagaagCTTGGGGCACGCGACACCACGAGTGGCCATGCCCAAGGCTGATGGCGAAGTAATTGCGGTCTGTTACTGCGGTTGTTGGCAAGCCTTCGGTCTTTCTTCACGTATGGGGTGGTTGTTGTGTTACTCATGTACATATATAGACATAGATACACGCGGAGCAACAAAACCATTACGTTACTTATTACAGGATCCTTCGTGGCCCCCCGTACTTGTGTGGGTCAGAATCGGCGTAATTAATGGTCAAATGATTTTGTGAGTCGCGCCGAATTTTAGTTCGCGGTAATGAATACGTTGGATACAGTCATCCAAGGCGAATTAACGGTTGGGGGGGGAGGGAGGAGGGTCTGGCAAAAGGAGGTACGTCACGTCAAGACGAAATCAGGATGGTACTGCATAGTCATTTCCCAGTCATGTCTTACTGGAATCCGACTCAGCCCATGCTCACGTCCCCCTGGACGCCAGCCAGCTGCTCTCCACTAACTCCTTGCTTCCGCTTCTTCTGTCTTTCTTCCTCGCTTCCCGctgttttttttcttaataGCAAGTGGTAACTTCTTCTGGTGCAGAGGATTAATCAGACTGGAGATTTGGTCGACTTACTTACTTTataccttgtttggattgcattttttaaaatttttttaaaaaaaaattactgtaataatttaatatatgtAGGGTAAAAaatgtgatttaaaaaatatgtttacaaaaaacgtaacaatttttttaaaaaaattactgtccAAACAACGCCTTAATACTATAAATTTTATCGTCACCACTTATATCTTTAATGAAAATTAGTTTTCGCATGGTTATACTAGATTGTAGTAATAACTCCAACAGAAGAAATCGCACCCCTAAATTACAATACGAGCCCCGTAGGTGGTCCGACTCATTTTGTGTCTGATAGTTATTAGCATGTCCTGTGATCGATTCGTGTATACTATCTCATCGTGTATCCTTAAAATAAGATTATATATAGTCTAAAGAATTAGTCTCACCAAAAAGTTGATGCGTCCTAAGTTAAAGAAAATTACAATACAAGGTCGCTCTTGGCAAACTAGAATGAACGAGTATTGCCGAaataaaatttcagatttaccCTTGACCCAAATGGAGTTATCGTGTAGTAGTACAAAAAAATTAAGTACTCCAGATTATTTTTCCCAACCGTGGGTGAGTGTGGAAAATCCAATTTAACATGTGATATGTATCAGTTCCTCCTAACGTACCTTGGGAAGTGGGCGCGTCCGGTTTGCATGTTGCAGGCCAGGGCCTAGGGAGTTGGGTCAATTGAagttttttaattaaatttaaaaatacaGAAAATCAAGAAAGTTAAACTCTAATTTGGCGCTGTTACGCTATGAAAAAACACCAAATATAATTTGTTAATAAAAATATTACGCATTGATTTTTTCTGTGTTACTCAGGTGTTGCTCTTAATACTACTCTTTTTCTACCTATATCTACCCTTGCATTCAACCGCATCATCTTTTCAACTCAGTATATTCCATGCGTGGATCCTtatactacttttttttttttttttttttgtcaaaaggaTCCTTATACTACTATATTCTCTACTTTTTAAGATATGCAAATATGAGATTCTGACTTGTAATCGTTTTCATTTATTGCTTGATGGGGCCTCACGCGTGAGGCTGCCCGTGTGTTGTACTTTTATTGTTTCCAATATGTATAGTAGTTGTTGGACAGAATTCTGGGAGTTTGGAGGGAATTTCTAACAGTAATTAAAGAGGACGTAAGAGATAATAGGtgacgaaaaggaaaaaatcgAAACTAAAATGATTCAGTTCTACGTCTAGTTCATATAATTATGCCAAAACAAACCAGTGATGTGAATTGTGATTTAGACATCATTTACTACAATAGATGAAACTAATagaaagttctttttttttcctactaTAGTGAGCTGGTTTATCGTTGTTCCCCCGGATGCAAGGTAACGAGCATACGTTATTTCTTCGCTCTACTGTTAGCAATGTCCAGAAATTTGGGGCCTGTTTAGAACCTAAGTTTTTTGAgaatttgtctaaaactttactgcagtgcactgtagaaatttttgaaaaaaatttgtaaaaatttttgtaaggtgaaaaactttttttttcattttcttttttttctttctttttctctttctctttctttttatttttctttctttcatttttcttttctttcctctcctcttcttcttcttcttcttcttcttcttcttcttcttccttccccctccccttTCCTCATTACCTCTCCTCTGCCTCCCACCTCTGCTAGCACcacctctgtttttctttttttttttttttgcttttctctctccccccctccctctccctcccccgTCACCCCCAAACTTTTCCACCATTCCTTTCCTCTCCCCTCTGCCCGCCACCCCCTAGGCCTGCCACCCCCTTTGCCCACTCTCCCCCTTTCCTCCCCTCTTTCCTCTCCTTCTCCTTCACACTCCGATGCCTGAGGAAGGCCGGCAGCTGTgcgttattttttttttgctttttctctccctccctcTTCCCCCTTCGCCACCCACCCTTCCCCTTTCTGCTCTATGATTTGGGACCAGATCGTAGccccctctccctccccctTTGCGATCTGGTCGCGCGACTAGATCGCACCTAGCAGGAGGGGGAGGGAGAGGGGA
This portion of the Coffea eugenioides isolate CCC68of chromosome 11, Ceug_1.0, whole genome shotgun sequence genome encodes:
- the LOC113751092 gene encoding proline dehydrogenase 2, mitochondrial-like; translated protein: MATRGVACPKLLQNLPYFLLRRFSSAPSPIAAAVSPLNLVERADSEANFSINPTVTPTQSSRDSIVDFQDVKGLFSTVSTPRLLKSLITLEMAAVDPMVDMGLWVMNSRLMETPILKQVISEAIKHTFYDHFCAGKNLEEAGRTITRLWDPAGLQGMLDYGLENAADYESCDQNMMEFIRTVEYSSSLPPSSVSFVVVKISAICPPSLLRRVSDLLRWEYRDSAFHLPWKLNCFPIFSDSSPFYHTPKKPEPLSPEEERNLLLTHERLFKICEKGMEANVPLLIDAEDTALQPAIDYLTYSSAALYHRDDEPLLFGTIQAYLKDAKDRLVKAKKAADKAGVPVGFKLVRGAYMSSERGIAASLGAESPIQNNIQETHASYNSCAEFLLEEVASGSGAVVLATHNVESGKFAAVKATELGIGKDNRKLQFAQLYAMAETLSFGLKNAGFRVSKYLPFGPVEQIMPYLLRRAEENRGLLSTSNMDRLLMRKELNRRLKSFFTEEQGY
- the LOC113752936 gene encoding probable inactive ATP-dependent zinc metalloprotease FTSHI 3, chloroplastic, with the translated sequence MSAFPIIPNNGLIISQERFKLDVGEPKFLGTYRSVASSFSKSYHSLVSLPLLGWNYGHWTSQHRLYLHSTRFKSLSNETRQAETRLGKKVNYGTRRKFSIRLRPRLRLYWRRLKRVSISSILNGLGTFIRKNVRRVTLSTSVAVVLGLCFLFLKLTATSPPKVVPYSDLIMSLQNGMVSKVLFEEGTRRIYYNTESWVMKDAQISEREALAPGNSIDDGQAGNDVLKTSQMGSNVLNKMVKSRASTPLWQFSTRKIDHDEGYLLSLMREKGTSYSSAPQSLLASIRNSLITMLSLWIPLTPIMWLLYRQLSAANSPARRRRPSNQLVTFDDVDGVDTAKVELMEIVSCLQGAINYSKLGAKLPKGVLLVGPPGTGKTLLARAVAGEAGVPFFSVSASEFVELFVGRGAARIRDLFSVARKNAPSIVFIDELDAVGGKRGRSFNDERDQTLNQLLTEMDGFESGTNVVVIAATNRPEALDQALCRPGRFSRKVYVGEPDEAGRRKILAIHFRGVPLEEDMDLICNLVASLTQGFVGADLANIVNEAALLAARRGAERVSREDIMEAIERAKFGISDRDSSSSTIGRELGKLFPWMPSLMGRNDTRQEGTGGPLGYQTLS